The following proteins are encoded in a genomic region of Populus nigra chromosome 16, ddPopNigr1.1, whole genome shotgun sequence:
- the LOC133675298 gene encoding L-type lectin-domain containing receptor kinase S.1-like has translation MPSRPPLLLFLFLISPSFALDFLFDSFNATNPGVILIPDAIVDTSVIRLLNDTNQYSLGRAFYPTRVKMKQTQNSTTTLSSFSTSFVFSILPNIASSPGFGLAFVLSNWTNPPGALASQYFGVFSNPTVPSVAPLLVVEFDTGQNPEFNDPNRNHIGIDLNNIESAKTAPGGYNSSAGFVPVSMGNGQNVRAWIEFDGANFEINVTVAPVGVSRPSVPILSYKNPVIANYTSEEMYVGFSASKTTWVEAQRILAWSFSDTGAARDINVTNLPVFSLPSSSNSLSAGAISGITIGCAVFVMICVFVVYCLWYKNKWKDLEEDEIEDWELEYWPHRFSYEELSQATNGFSKDQLLGSGGFGKVYRGILSNNSEIAVKCVNHDSKQGLREFMAEISSMGRLQHKNLVQMRGWCRKSNELMLVYDYMPNGSLDRYIFHKPKKLLNWQQRRQVLADVAEGLNYLHHGWDQVVVHRDIKSSNILLDSDMRGRLGDFGLAKLYSHNEVPNTTRVVGTLGYLAPELITMAVATSASDIYSFGVVILEVACGRRPIEMGSTEEEDSVLIDLVRDLHAKGKAVEAADERMKGEFVVEEMEMVLKLGLVCCHPDPQRRPSMREVVAVLVGEDVAAAPAELLNVLASGDGGGDGSTHGSERGGFNTT, from the coding sequence ATGCCGTCGCGACCAcctctcctcctcttcctcttcttgatTTCTCCCAGTTTCGCCCTTGACTTCCTCTTTGATTCCTTCAATGCCACAAACCCTGGAGTCATTCTCATCCCAGATGCCATAGTCGACACCTCGGTGATCAGACTCCTCAATGACACCAACCAGTACTCCCTAGGACGTGCTTTTTATCCAACAAGAGTGAAGATGAAACAAACCCAGAACTCGACTACTACTCTCTCTTCCTTTTCAACTTCTTTTGTCTTCTCTATATTGCCTAACATTGCTTCAAGTCCTGGCTTTGGTCTTGCTTTTGTTCTCTCTAACTGGACTAACCCTCCTGGTGCTCTTGCTAGCCAATACTTTGGTGTTTTTTCTAATCCGACTGTACCCTCTGTAGCTCCACTTTTAGTTGTTGAATTTGATACTGGGCAGAACCCAGAATTTAATGATCCTAATAGGAATCATATTGGTATTGATTTGAACAATATCGAGTCTGCTAAAACCGCGCCTGGTGGGTACAATTCTTCTGCCGGTTTTGTGCCTGTCAGTATGGGAAATGGTCAGAATGTCCGAGCGTGGATTGAATTTGATGGGGCCAATTTTGAGATCAATGTTACAGTTGCCCCTGTTGGAGTTTCCCGTCCATCTGTGCCGATTCTTAGCTATAAAAATCCCGTGATTGCGAATTATACATCTGAGGAGATGTATGTGGGCTTTTCTGCTTCAAAGACTACTTGGGTTGAAGCACAAAGGATTTTAGCTTGGAGTTTTAGTGATACAGGTGCTGCTAGAGATATCAATGTTACGAATTTGCCCGTTTTTAGCCTACCATCTTCGTCGAATTCGTTGTCAGCTGGTGCTATTTCTGGCATAACGATTGGTTGTGctgtttttgttatgatttgtgTGTTTGTGGTTTATTGTTTGTGGTATAAGAATAAGTGGAAAGATTTAGAAGAAGATGAGATCGAAGATTGGGAGCTCGAATATTGGCCTCATAGATTCTCCTATGAAGAATTAAGTCAAGCCACTAATGGATTCTCCAAAGATCAGCTTTTGGGTTCAGGTGGATTCGGGAAAGTGTACAGAGGAATCCTCTCAAACAATTCTGAAATTGCAGTCAAATGCGTGAATCATGACTCTAAACAAGGTCTAAGAGAGTTCATGGCTGAGATATCGAGTATGGGCAGGCTGCAACATAAGAACTTAGTCCAAATGCGAGGCTGGTGTAGAAAATCCAATGAGCTTATGCTTGTTTATGATTACATGCCCAATGGCAGCCTCGATCGTTACATATTCCACAAGCCTAAGAAGCTATTGAACTGGCAACAACGGCGCCAAGTCCTTGCTGATGTAGCTGAAGGATTAAACTATCTCCATCATGGCTGGGACCAAGTAGTTGTGCACAGGGATATTAAATCAAGCAATATTTTGTTAGATTCAGATATGCGAGGCAGGCTTGGAGATTTTGGCCTTGCGAAGCTTTATAGTCACAATGAAGTACCTAACACAACTCGAGTGGTTGGCACATTGGGATACTTGGCTCCTGAGTTGATAACAATGGCTGTAGCAACATCCGCGAGTGATATCTATAGTTTTGGAGTTGTGATATTGGAGGTGGCTTGCGGTAGAAGGCCGATAGAAATGGGGTCAACTGAGGAGGAGGATTCAGTGCTGATTGATTTGGTGAGAGATCTGCATGCTAAAGGGAAGGCGGTGGAGGCAGCGGATGAAAGAATGAAGGGGGAGTTTGTGGTGGAGGAAATGGAGATGGTGTTGAAGCTTGGATTAGTTTGTTGCCATCCTGATCCCCAGAGGAGGCCTAGTATGAGGGAGGTGGTGGCAGTTTTGGTTGGGGAGGATGTGGCTGCCGCACCTGCTGAATTGTTGAATGTTTTGGCCAGTGGTGACGGGGGCGGTGATGGGAGTACACATGGTAGTGAAAGAGGTGGCTTTAACACTACATGA
- the LOC133675509 gene encoding ferric reduction oxidase 8, mitochondrial isoform X2: MPIKSLKLDLWQLKYLRVATRFGLLAEACLALLLLPILRGLALFQILGIQFEASVRYHIWLGTSMILFATIHGASTLFIWGVSHHIQDEMWRWQKTGRIYLAGEIALVTGLVIWISSLPQIRRRRFEIFYYTHHLYIVFLIFFLFHAGDRHFYSVFAGIFLFGLDKLLRIVQSRPKTCVLSARIFLFPSKAIELTLPKDPRLKYTPTSVIYMKIPSISKFQWHPFSITSSSNLDDHTMSVVVKCNGGWTSTFYDVIQAELDSDTGSMSCMPVSIEGPYGPASLDFLRHDSLLMIAGGAGITPFLSILKEIASVNSSRYRFPTRVQLIYIVKKSLDICLLNSVSSLLLNQSSTQLSLKLKVYVTQEEGSNATVRGLVNDLSLVRTVNFSTECSNYAVHGPESPIWMAAMAALSSIKFMVSLICFNHIFLPHEKKSAVTEKMVVPSEKKAAKEKTPSSVVDLLLLASFIITLACSTFLASILRWKRLKKDIPPVSPKQDKATEHGSVETRSPVEEHELHFGGRPDFQDIFSKFPNETGGSDIGVLVCGPVSMKESVASLCQLKSQGLNIGSMGKKTYFSFHSLNFTL, encoded by the exons ATGCCAATCAAGTCACTGAAATTGGATTT ATGGCAACTCAAGTATTTAAGAGTGGCAACCCGATTCGGATTGCTAGCAGAAGCCTGCCTAgctttgcttcttcttcctaTTTTAAGGGGATTGGCTTTATTTCAGATACTTGGCATCCAGTTTGAAGCTTCAGTAAGATACCATATATGGCTAGGGACTTCAATGATACTTTTTGCCACCATTCATGGCGCAAGCACTTTGTTCATCTGGGGTGTCAGCCACCATATTCAAGATGAG ATGTGGAGATGGCAGAAAACAGGACGGATATACCTGGCAGGGGAGATAGCTCTTGTCACAGGACTAGTAATCTGGATCTCATCTCTTCCTCAAATAAGGAGGAGAAGATTTGAAATATTCTACTACACACACCATCTGTACATAGTCTTTCTAATATTCTTCTTGTTCCATGCTGGAGATCGGCACTTCTACTCAGTATTTGCTGGGATATTTCTCTTCGGTCTTGACAAGCTACTTCGAATTGTACAATCAAGACCAAAAACTTGCGTTCTCTCGGCACGAATATTCCTATTCCCCAGCAAAGCCATAGAACTTACGCTGCCAAAGGATCCAA GATTGAAGTATACCCCAACAAGTGTTATATACATGAAGATACCAAGTATTTCCAAGTTTCAGTGGCATCCCTTCAGTATAACTTCTAGCTCTAACCTAGATGATCACACGATGTCTGTTGTGGTAAAATGCAATGGGGGCTGGACAAGTACTTTCTATGACGTGATACAAGCAGAGTTAGATTCAGATACTGGTTCTATGAGCTGTATGCCTGTGTCGATTGAAGGCCCTTATGGACCTGCTTCCCTGGACTTCCTAAG GCATGACAGCCTACTAATGATTGCTGGTGGAGCTGGGATAACCCCATTTCTCagcattttaaaagaaattgctTCTGTAAACAGCAGCAGATATAGATTCCCCACGCGTGTTCAGCTTATCTATATCGTGAAGAAATCACTAGATATTTGCCTTTTAAACTCAGTTTCTTCTCTACTTCTGAACCAGTCATCCACACAATTGTCTCTGAAGCTGAAAGTATATGTAACTCAAGAAGAGGGGTCTAATGCAACAGTGAGAGGATTAGTGAATGACTTATCTCTAGTAAGAACAGTCAACTTTAGCACCGAATGCTCAAACTATGCCGTACATGGACCAGAAAGTCCAATTTGGATGGCTGCCATGGCCGCATTATCCTCCATCAAATTCATGGTTTCTCTTATTTGCTTCAATCACATTTTTCTTCCCCATGAAAAGAAGAGTGCTGTGACGGAAAAGATGGTTGTTCCCTCAGAAAAGAAGGCCGCAAAAGAAAAGACCCCCTCTTCAGTTGTTGATCTACTTCTCCTAGCTTCTTTCATCATAACACTGGCATGCAGCACCTTTTTAGCAAGTATTTTGAGATGGAAAAGACTCAAGAAAGATATCCCACCTGTCTCTCCAAAACAAGATAAAGCCACAGAACATGGTTCAGTGGAGACTAGAAGTCCTGTTGAAGAACATGAACTTCATTTTGGAGGAAGGCCTGACTTTCAAG ATATATTCTCCAAGTTTCCAAATGAAACCGGCGGGTCTGATATCGGAGTGCTGGTGTGTGGACCGGTAAGTATGAAGGAGTCGGTGGCATCGTTATGCCAGCTGAAGTCTCAAGGACTCAACATTGGTTCCATGGGAAAGAAAACATACTTCAGTTTCCACTCCCTCAACTTCACTCTCTAG
- the LOC133675509 gene encoding ferric reduction oxidase 8, mitochondrial isoform X1 — translation MAKAIQLDVLKVLMIIIFAGWIAVWIQKPTSLWTRKWKGAEDSSRYTVFGYYGLNFAVYTFPLISLTIIGLVYLNLVSREPPRSRPARSATIGFSNPVLVNSFLGILSSIEILAVFLFVLFLAWTYYARISNDFKKLMPIKSLKLDLWQLKYLRVATRFGLLAEACLALLLLPILRGLALFQILGIQFEASVRYHIWLGTSMILFATIHGASTLFIWGVSHHIQDEMWRWQKTGRIYLAGEIALVTGLVIWISSLPQIRRRRFEIFYYTHHLYIVFLIFFLFHAGDRHFYSVFAGIFLFGLDKLLRIVQSRPKTCVLSARIFLFPSKAIELTLPKDPRLKYTPTSVIYMKIPSISKFQWHPFSITSSSNLDDHTMSVVVKCNGGWTSTFYDVIQAELDSDTGSMSCMPVSIEGPYGPASLDFLRHDSLLMIAGGAGITPFLSILKEIASVNSSRYRFPTRVQLIYIVKKSLDICLLNSVSSLLLNQSSTQLSLKLKVYVTQEEGSNATVRGLVNDLSLVRTVNFSTECSNYAVHGPESPIWMAAMAALSSIKFMVSLICFNHIFLPHEKKSAVTEKMVVPSEKKAAKEKTPSSVVDLLLLASFIITLACSTFLASILRWKRLKKDIPPVSPKQDKATEHGSVETRSPVEEHELHFGGRPDFQDIFSKFPNETGGSDIGVLVCGPVSMKESVASLCQLKSQGLNIGSMGKKTYFSFHSLNFTL, via the exons ATGGCAAAGGCCATTCAGCTTGATGTTCTTAAAGTACTGATGATCATCATATTTGCTGGTTGGATTGCTGTCTGGATTCAAAAGCCTACTAGCCTGTGGACACGAAAATGGAAAGGAGCCGAAGATAGTTCTAGGTATACAGTGTTTGGCTATTATG GTCTCAACTTTGCAGTATACACATTTCCTCTTATTTCCCTGACCATAATTGGACTAGTTTACTTGAATTTGGTTTCGAGGGAGCCTCCTCGAAGCAG ACCAGCAAGGAGTGCAACTATTGGTTTTTCAAATCCTGTGTTGGTAAACAGCTTTCTGGGAATTTTATCTAGCATAGAGATTCTGGCAGTGTTcctctttgtcctctttctagCTTGGACTTATTATGCCCGCATCAGCAATGACTTTAAAAAGTTGATGCCAATCAAGTCACTGAAATTGGATTT ATGGCAACTCAAGTATTTAAGAGTGGCAACCCGATTCGGATTGCTAGCAGAAGCCTGCCTAgctttgcttcttcttcctaTTTTAAGGGGATTGGCTTTATTTCAGATACTTGGCATCCAGTTTGAAGCTTCAGTAAGATACCATATATGGCTAGGGACTTCAATGATACTTTTTGCCACCATTCATGGCGCAAGCACTTTGTTCATCTGGGGTGTCAGCCACCATATTCAAGATGAG ATGTGGAGATGGCAGAAAACAGGACGGATATACCTGGCAGGGGAGATAGCTCTTGTCACAGGACTAGTAATCTGGATCTCATCTCTTCCTCAAATAAGGAGGAGAAGATTTGAAATATTCTACTACACACACCATCTGTACATAGTCTTTCTAATATTCTTCTTGTTCCATGCTGGAGATCGGCACTTCTACTCAGTATTTGCTGGGATATTTCTCTTCGGTCTTGACAAGCTACTTCGAATTGTACAATCAAGACCAAAAACTTGCGTTCTCTCGGCACGAATATTCCTATTCCCCAGCAAAGCCATAGAACTTACGCTGCCAAAGGATCCAA GATTGAAGTATACCCCAACAAGTGTTATATACATGAAGATACCAAGTATTTCCAAGTTTCAGTGGCATCCCTTCAGTATAACTTCTAGCTCTAACCTAGATGATCACACGATGTCTGTTGTGGTAAAATGCAATGGGGGCTGGACAAGTACTTTCTATGACGTGATACAAGCAGAGTTAGATTCAGATACTGGTTCTATGAGCTGTATGCCTGTGTCGATTGAAGGCCCTTATGGACCTGCTTCCCTGGACTTCCTAAG GCATGACAGCCTACTAATGATTGCTGGTGGAGCTGGGATAACCCCATTTCTCagcattttaaaagaaattgctTCTGTAAACAGCAGCAGATATAGATTCCCCACGCGTGTTCAGCTTATCTATATCGTGAAGAAATCACTAGATATTTGCCTTTTAAACTCAGTTTCTTCTCTACTTCTGAACCAGTCATCCACACAATTGTCTCTGAAGCTGAAAGTATATGTAACTCAAGAAGAGGGGTCTAATGCAACAGTGAGAGGATTAGTGAATGACTTATCTCTAGTAAGAACAGTCAACTTTAGCACCGAATGCTCAAACTATGCCGTACATGGACCAGAAAGTCCAATTTGGATGGCTGCCATGGCCGCATTATCCTCCATCAAATTCATGGTTTCTCTTATTTGCTTCAATCACATTTTTCTTCCCCATGAAAAGAAGAGTGCTGTGACGGAAAAGATGGTTGTTCCCTCAGAAAAGAAGGCCGCAAAAGAAAAGACCCCCTCTTCAGTTGTTGATCTACTTCTCCTAGCTTCTTTCATCATAACACTGGCATGCAGCACCTTTTTAGCAAGTATTTTGAGATGGAAAAGACTCAAGAAAGATATCCCACCTGTCTCTCCAAAACAAGATAAAGCCACAGAACATGGTTCAGTGGAGACTAGAAGTCCTGTTGAAGAACATGAACTTCATTTTGGAGGAAGGCCTGACTTTCAAG ATATATTCTCCAAGTTTCCAAATGAAACCGGCGGGTCTGATATCGGAGTGCTGGTGTGTGGACCGGTAAGTATGAAGGAGTCGGTGGCATCGTTATGCCAGCTGAAGTCTCAAGGACTCAACATTGGTTCCATGGGAAAGAAAACATACTTCAGTTTCCACTCCCTCAACTTCACTCTCTAG
- the LOC133676340 gene encoding U-box domain-containing protein 33-like produces the protein MEEEKYVPASSMRYSARIMSPEIVEIGDDSKTITNSIDGINDDVYVAVGKNDTDVLKWALDHAVSPGARVFLVHVFPPLSYIPTPVGKLSRSQLSQDQVRFYINEENNRRRNQLQKYIRLCANAKVTVDTMLLESNLTAKTILELIPVLNITHLVMGNKRLPRSRLLRKKLGKGEFVKKKAPDYCEVSIIHNGKKIMDGKDGIEPVSSCAQRPDVIRSSANRFFNLPCFPVCRNMVMDS, from the exons ATGGAAGAAGAGAAATATGTGCCGGCAAGTTCTATGCGGTACAGTGCACGAATCATGTCGCCAGAAATCGTAGAGATAGGGGATGATAGCAAGACTATTACTAACAGCATAGATGGAATCAATGATGATGTTTATGTAGctgttggtaaaaatgacacaGATGTACTGAAGTGGGCTCTAGATCACGCTGTTTCACCTGGAGCTCGAGTTTTTCTTGTCCATGTTTTTCCTCCTCTGTCATATATCCCTACACCAG TTGGAAAGTTATCAAGGAGCCAATTAAGTCAAGATCAAGTGAGATTTTACATTAATGAAGAGAATAACAGAAGGAGGAACCAGCTGCAAAAATACATTCGCCTGTGTGCCAATGCCAAG GTGACAGTAGATACAATGCTGCTGGAGAGCAATCTGACTGCCAAAACTATTCTAGAACTCATTCCTGTTCTCAACATCACCCACCTTGTCATGGGAAACAAACGCCTACCTCGCTCAAG GCTGCTGAGGAAAAAGTTGGGAAAAGGAGAATTTGTGAAGAAGAAAGCTCCAGACTATTGTGAGGTTAGTATTATTCATAATGGAAAGAAGATCATGGATGGTAAGGATGGGATAGAGCCAGTGTCATCCTGTGCCCAAAGACCAGATGTTATCCGCAGCTCTGCTAACAGGTTTTTCAACCTTCCATGTTTCCCAG TTTGTAGGAACATGGTGATGgattcttaa
- the LOC133676030 gene encoding DEAD-box ATP-dependent RNA helicase 20-like yields the protein MNPYDNRYSDPDSYRHRHHRSDLMGQKTPLVPTMIGPVPHGGGAGVPPPPSFAGRGGPPPVGGGYPAFERPSSGFSVGRGGGGGGRGFSGGRGSNFHGGDRRNDAGRGRGWNSGSGRGGGGGRGGRFGGGDPRRELDNIALPKQDFGDLVPFEKNLYFENPSIRAMSEHEVVTFRARREITVEGHEVPRPIRIFHEANFPDYCLQVIAKLGFVEPTPIQAQGWPMALKGRDLIGIAETGSGKTLAYLLPAFVHVAAQPRLVHGDGPIVLVLAPTRELAVQIQEEALKFGSKANIRSTCIYGGAPKGPQIRDLQRGVEIVIATPGRLIDMLGAQHVNLRRVTYLVLDEADRMLDMGFEPQIRKIVSQIRPDRQTLYWSATWPREVEALARHFLHNPYKVIIGSQDLKANQSIKQVVEVMMDLEKYKRLIKLLKEVMDGSRILIFMETKKGCDQVTRQLRMDGWAALSIHGDKNQAERDWVLAEFKSGRSPIMTATDVAARGLDVKDIKCVVNYDFPSSLEDYVHRIGRTGRAGARGTALTFFTESNAKFARDLIKILQEAGQIVPPSLSAMTRSAGSFGGNFRSRGRGGFGNRGMISGSNTVPLGAGRSW from the exons ATGAACCCTTACGACAACCGCTACTCCGACCCCGACTCGTACCGTCACCGTCACCATCGCAG TGACTTAATGGGCCAAAAAACTCCATTGGTACCCACAATGATAGGGCCTGTTCCTCATGGCGGTGGTGCTGGGGTTCCTCCGCCTCCGTCTTTTGCGGGTAGAGGCGGTCCCCCTCCAGTTGGTGGAGGTTATCCTGCTTTTGAGCGACCTTCTAGTGGATTCAGTGTTGGACGAgggggtggaggaggaggaagggGGTTTAGTGGTGGCCGAGGGTCTAATTTTCATGGTGGGGATAGAAGAAATGATGCTGGCCGTGGGAGAGGCTGGAATTCTGGTTCTGGccgtggtggtggtggtggaagagGGGGGAGGTTTGGAGGGGGAGATCCAAGGAGAGAGTTGGATAATATTGCACTTCCAAAGCAGGATTTTGGGGACCTGGTGCCTTTTGAGAAGAACTTATACTTCGAGAATCCTTCTATTAGGGCTATGTCGGAACATGAAGTGGTTACGTTTCGTGCTAGAAGAGAAATTACTGTTGAAGGTCATGAGGTGCCTAGGCCTATTAGAATTTTTCACGAGGCCAATTTCCCTG ATTACTGCTTACAGGTGATTGCTAAGTTGGGTTTTGTTGAGCCAACGCCAATTCAAGCTCAAGGGTGGCCAATGGCTCTAAAGGGTAGAGATCTAATTGGCATTGCTGAGACTGGTTCTGGTAAGACACTGGCATATCTGCTACCAGCTTTTGTGCATGTTGCTGCTCAGCCTCGATTGG TACATGGTGATGGTCCGATTGTGTTAGTATTAGCTCCTACAAGAGAGCTGGCAGTTCAGATTCAAGAAGAAGCTTTGAAGTTTGGTTCAAAGGCGAATATTAGGAGCACATGCATATATGGCGGTGCTCCCAAGGGACCCCAAATTCGTGATCTTCAAAGAG GTGTTGAGATTGTTATTGCTACCCCTGGTCGACTAATAGATATGTTGGGAGCTCAACACGTGAATTTGCGAAGAGTCACATACCTAGTGTTGGACGAGGCTGATCGCATGTTGGACATGGGCTTTGAGCCTCAAATTAGGAAAATTGTATCTCAG ATTCGACCAGATAGGCAGACATTGTATTGGAGTGCAACATGGCCCAGGGAGGTTGAAGCTTTAGCAAGGCATTTTTTGCATAATCCATACAAG GTTATCATAGGATCGCAAGATTTAAAAGCAAACCAGTCTATAAAGCAAGTTGTTGAAGTCATGATGGACCTGGAGAAGTACAAACG GCTGATCAAACTGCTGAAAGAAGTGATGGATGGAAGTCGAATTCTAATATTCATGGAGACAAAAAAAGGCTGTGACCAAGTTACAAGGCAGTTGAGAATGGATGGATGGGCAGCTTTGTCCATCCATGGTGATAAAAACCAGGCTGAAAGGGATTGGGTCCTGGCGGAGTTCAAAAGTGGCAGAAGCCCTATAATGACTGCCACTGATGTTGCTGCACGGGGCCTTG ATGTGAAGGACATAAAATGTGTGGTCAACTATGATTTTCCTTCCAGCCTTGAGGATTATGTTCACAGGATAGGCCGAACTGGTCGAGCAGGAGCTAGGGGAACTGCCTTAACCTTTTTCACAGAGTCAAATGCAAAATTTGCTAGGGATCTTATTAAAATTCTGCAAGAAGCAGGGCAGATTGTGCCCCCGTCATTATCTGCTATGACTCGGTCAGCTGGTTCTTTTGGAG GTAACTTCCGTTCCAGAGGAAGAGGCGGCTTCGGCAACCGGGGGATGATTTCAGGATCCAATACTGTGCCACTTGGTGCTGGTAGATCTTGGTAA